From the Prunus dulcis chromosome 4, ALMONDv2, whole genome shotgun sequence genome, one window contains:
- the LOC117625038 gene encoding BAHD acyltransferase At5g47980-like: protein MAPDLIKVEIIERQTVKPSSPTPHSSRTIQLSVLDQMVLSHVYFPTLLFYSGNNNITGSGGGATSTDMAAMRMERDYCQHLIRSLAKTLTHFYPLAGRLSKGYDMIQCTDDGAEFVTARVKCSLSQIFEHPDFEMLTGLVPAVGQPDGDGDGDGVSTRLPLLAVQANLFECGGIAIGLNFSHKVVDGITASAFISCWAKTALDDGDDDQVPFMVPKFDAASYFPPLDFLNSSQPSSAELVGIIKQDKCITKRFVFDASKIATLQSNLASALAPHAPTRVLVVSALIWKCAMEASSKSSNIPPSSFLLTMDLRRRFEPPLPKNLAGNVVGILVVTATASLKGQEESNETIDLKDLVAKLSKGIAQQKETYPTKLPFDSNEALQRAREYEKLRGNVDMYHLCSGIWCRFPFYEADFGWGKPTWVSVPSIGCKDAFYLIDKKDRKGIEALLSLSEEIMEHFESNPELLKYASVNPRVM from the coding sequence ATGGCCCCAGACTTGATCAAGGTTGAAATCATTGAGAGGCAAACAGTCAAACCATCATCCCCAACTCCTCATTCCTCGAGAACCATACAGCTCTCTGTTTTGGATCAGATGGTTCTTAGTCACGTTTACTTCCCAACGCTTCTCTTCTATTCCGGCAACAATAATATTACTGGTTCAGGAGGTGGAGCTACTTCTACAGACATGGCGGCCATGAGGATGGAGAGAGATTATTGTCAGCATCTAATTCGGTCATTAGCTAAAACTCTCACTCACTTCTACCCTCTAGCAGGAAGATTGAGTAAAGGCTATGACATGATCCAATGCACTGATGATGGAGCTGAGTTCGTGACGGCCCGAGTCAAATGTTCGTTATCGCAGATTTTTGAACATCCAGATTTCGAGATGCTAACTGGGCTCGTCCCAGCAGTTGGTCAACCTGacggtgatggtgatggtgatggtgttTCCACGAGGCTCCCGTTGCTTGCTGTGCAAGCCAACTTGTTCGAGTGTGGAGGAATAGCAATAGGGTTGAATTTTTCACATAAGGTTGTTGACGGCATCACAGCTAGCGCCTTCATCAGTTGTTGGGCCAAAACAGCCCTTGATGATGGTGACGATGATCAGGTACCCTTCATGGTCCCAAAATTTGATGCTGCGTCTTATTTTCCACCACTAGATTTCTTAAACTCATCACAGCCATCATCAGCCGAGCTGGTGGGCATCATTAAACAAGACAAGTGCATAACAAAGAGATTTGTGTTTGATGCCTCAAAGATTGCCACCCTCCAATCAAATTTGGCCAGCGCATTGGCACCTCATGCACCGACACGTGTCCTTGTAGTTTCAGCACTCATTTGGAAATGTGCAATGGAAGCATCATCCAAATCATCAAACATACCACCATCTTCGTTCCTACTAACTATGGACTTGCGTAGACGGTTTGAGCCACCCTTGCCAAAAAACTTGGCTGGGAACGTTGTTGGTATTTTAGTAGTCACCGCAACAGCATCATTAAAAGGTCAAGAAGAGAGTAATGAGACAATAGATCTAAAAGACTTGGTTGCCAAACTCAGTAAAGGTATTGCACAACAGAAAGAAACTTATCCTACAAAACTACCATTTGATTCTAATGAGGCATTGCAAAGGGCTCgagaatatgaaaaattgaGAGGGAATGTTGACATGTACCATTTATGCTCTGGAATTTGGTGTAGGTTTCCGTTTTATGAAGCCGATTTTGGATGGGGAAAGCCGACATGGGTTAGCGTTCCTAGTATTGGTTGTAAGGATGCGTTTTATCTGATTGATAAAAAAGATCGCAAGGGAATAGAAGCGTTGTTGAGTTTGAGTGAAGAAATCATGGAGCATTTTGAAAGCAATCCGGAGCTTCTTAAATATGCTTCTGTAAATCCAAGGGTCATGTAG